One window of Phycisphaeraceae bacterium genomic DNA carries:
- a CDS encoding zf-TFIIB domain-containing protein: MASHHGGTDDPKLNCPHDGQVMEKICLQGNLYVDRCAACGSMWFDAHEMERVVKIEGAVDVVDRKVDTPGRQTWVTGELCCPRDKSPLIHVVDPQQQHVEMHTCGKCSGILLDRGELQDLADFTIKERVIHIFRKIAKK; encoded by the coding sequence GTGGCTTCACATCATGGGGGAACCGACGATCCCAAACTGAACTGTCCCCACGACGGGCAGGTCATGGAGAAGATCTGCCTGCAGGGCAACCTGTACGTCGATCGCTGCGCCGCGTGCGGCAGCATGTGGTTCGACGCCCATGAGATGGAGCGGGTCGTCAAGATCGAGGGCGCGGTCGACGTCGTGGATCGAAAGGTCGACACACCTGGACGCCAGACGTGGGTGACCGGCGAACTCTGCTGCCCGAGGGACAAATCGCCGCTGATCCATGTGGTGGATCCTCAGCAGCAGCACGTCGAGATGCACACCTGCGGGAAATGCAGCGGGATCCTGCTCGACAGAGGCGAGTTGCAGGACCTGGCCGATTTCACGATCAAAGAGCGGGTGATCCACATCTTCCGGAAGATCGCGAAGAAGTAG
- a CDS encoding CoA transferase subunit B, with the protein MPLSRDQITIRAARELKDGYVVNLGIGMPTLVANHIPPGMDVWLQSENGLLGIGPFPTEADVDPDLINAGKQTITARLGASYFSSSDSFAMIRGGHIDMCILGAMQVSEEGDIANWMIPGKMVKGMGGAMDLVAGVKRVVVTMEHNAKDGAAKLVRKCSLPLTGQACIDMVITDLCVLEMDHARRRFVLKEVAPGVTPQDVRAKTEAEIIIPDSVPTVSC; encoded by the coding sequence ATGCCCCTGAGCAGAGACCAGATCACGATCCGTGCCGCCCGAGAGTTGAAGGACGGCTATGTCGTTAACCTCGGAATCGGCATGCCCACGCTGGTCGCCAACCACATTCCTCCGGGCATGGATGTCTGGCTTCAGTCTGAGAACGGATTGCTCGGCATCGGCCCCTTTCCCACCGAGGCGGATGTCGATCCGGACCTCATCAACGCCGGAAAGCAGACCATCACGGCGCGGCTCGGGGCATCGTACTTCTCGTCTTCGGATTCCTTCGCGATGATCCGCGGCGGCCACATCGATATGTGCATCCTCGGAGCGATGCAGGTCTCCGAGGAGGGCGATATCGCCAACTGGATGATTCCCGGCAAGATGGTCAAGGGCATGGGCGGCGCGATGGATCTCGTTGCGGGCGTCAAGCGGGTTGTCGTGACGATGGAGCACAACGCCAAGGACGGAGCAGCGAAGCTTGTCCGTAAGTGCTCGCTGCCTCTCACGGGGCAGGCCTGCATCGACATGGTCATCACCGATCTCTGCGTGCTGGAGATGGACCATGCGAGACGGCGGTTTGTGCTGAAAGAGGTTGCTCCGGGCGTAACCCCTCAGGACGTGCGCGCGAAGACAGAGGCCGAGATCATCATCCCGGACTCTGTGCCGACGGTTTCGTGCTGA
- a CDS encoding PP2C family protein-serine/threonine phosphatase, producing the protein MTASRRHWTEELEIVDRLMRSVSDITDPEEMVSVYWDGVHDLFPIEDFLAISRRGVEPPGYLVTRSSRFEEHLNPWKQRHRLPRLEGGLLGEIAYANRPIVIDDLPDRLRPDDPAHFFLEGFQSLIALPNYENEQSLNVGMMLFKPGVEYDRAMVPMMHWQSSLFGRGTQNLVLRNQLTDALAALDRELQTVAQIQRSLLPVELPSIPGFEIATSYETSARAGGDYYDFFPLGERGWGVFIADVSGHGTPAAVLMAVTHAIAHTRPGSAQPPCEVLAHINHHLARSYTTSGTFVTAFYAAIDPQTRRVSYSNAGHNPPRLVRGDRVLALDENASIPLGIMHDATFQDGAVTLERGDVLVMYTDGITESMAPTDAAGSRSLFGEGRLDRLLIESRHRTATEIAESIVNTTRAFSRGEPATDDRTLIVMRVID; encoded by the coding sequence ATGACCGCGTCACGCAGACACTGGACCGAGGAACTGGAGATCGTCGATCGGCTCATGCGGAGCGTCTCAGACATCACCGACCCTGAAGAGATGGTCAGCGTCTACTGGGACGGAGTCCACGATCTCTTCCCCATCGAGGACTTTCTTGCGATCTCTCGCCGGGGCGTCGAGCCCCCGGGATATCTCGTCACACGCTCCTCGCGCTTCGAAGAGCACCTGAACCCGTGGAAGCAACGCCACCGGCTCCCGCGCCTCGAAGGCGGGCTGCTGGGCGAGATCGCCTACGCGAATCGGCCGATCGTCATCGATGATCTTCCCGACCGACTCAGGCCCGACGATCCCGCACACTTCTTCCTCGAAGGATTCCAGTCTCTGATCGCGCTCCCCAACTACGAGAACGAGCAATCGTTGAACGTCGGCATGATGCTCTTCAAGCCGGGCGTCGAGTACGACCGAGCCATGGTTCCCATGATGCACTGGCAGTCGTCCCTCTTCGGGCGAGGCACGCAGAATCTCGTGCTCCGAAACCAACTGACCGACGCGCTCGCGGCTCTCGATCGTGAGCTGCAGACCGTCGCCCAGATTCAACGCTCGCTGCTCCCCGTTGAACTTCCGAGCATTCCGGGATTCGAGATCGCGACGTCTTACGAAACGAGTGCCCGCGCGGGCGGTGATTACTACGACTTCTTCCCTCTCGGCGAGCGCGGATGGGGTGTCTTCATCGCGGATGTCTCCGGCCACGGAACACCCGCAGCGGTGCTGATGGCGGTCACGCACGCGATCGCCCACACCAGGCCGGGCTCCGCCCAGCCCCCTTGCGAGGTCCTCGCTCACATTAACCACCATCTGGCCAGGTCATACACGACATCGGGCACGTTCGTGACCGCGTTCTACGCCGCGATCGACCCGCAGACCCGCCGCGTGTCTTACTCGAACGCGGGCCACAACCCGCCCCGGCTCGTCCGTGGCGACCGAGTGCTCGCCCTCGACGAGAACGCCTCAATCCCGCTCGGCATCATGCACGATGCGACATTCCAGGATGGAGCCGTGACACTCGAAAGGGGAGACGTGCTCGTCATGTACACCGACGGAATCACGGAGTCCATGGCTCCGACGGATGCCGCGGGTTCTCGCTCGCTGTTCGGCGAGGGCCGTCTCGATCGTCTGCTGATCGAGTCCCGCCACAGAACCGCAACAGAGATCGCCGAGAGCATCGTGAACACGACACGCGCGTTCTCACGGGGCGAGCCGGCAACCGACGACAGGACACTCATCGTCATGCGAGTGATCGATTGA
- the cheB gene encoding chemotaxis-specific protein-glutamate methyltransferase CheB gives MIRVLVVDDSAFMRMAISRALSSEKDIEVVATGRNGLDAVELNERHAPDVVTLDVEMPSLDGLGALERIMKSKPTRVLMISSLTSSGSDAAIRALSLGAADVMPKDDLSAPGLLLAKVRALAGSRYRPGPTKSASAGQSVAPDQTAKRLSRSTEIICIGSSTGGPAVLESILKSIPAGFRPSVVVAQHMPAMFTASMAQRLGEVCSLPVLHVDRSAIIAPGTIYIAKGGSHMQVRQLPSRRAEAYATEEPADALYRPSADALVASVSAIYRSRAAAIILSGIGADGLEGCRALHAAGGLVLAQNEETCVVYGMPKSVVSAGIANAHHPVAIAQMLKTLHADQTRAAA, from the coding sequence GTGATCCGTGTTCTTGTTGTTGATGACTCTGCCTTTATGCGTATGGCGATCTCACGGGCCCTCTCGTCAGAGAAGGACATCGAGGTGGTCGCCACAGGTCGCAACGGTCTTGATGCCGTTGAGCTCAATGAGCGGCATGCCCCTGATGTCGTGACCCTTGACGTTGAGATGCCGAGTCTCGACGGTCTCGGTGCGCTCGAACGGATCATGAAGAGCAAGCCCACACGGGTGCTGATGATCTCTTCGCTGACGTCCTCCGGCTCGGATGCTGCGATCCGTGCGCTCTCGCTCGGCGCGGCGGATGTCATGCCGAAGGACGATCTCTCTGCGCCCGGGCTGCTGCTCGCGAAGGTGCGAGCGCTCGCGGGGTCCAGGTACCGACCGGGCCCAACCAAGAGTGCCTCTGCTGGTCAGAGTGTTGCCCCGGATCAGACGGCCAAGCGGCTCTCGCGCTCAACAGAGATCATCTGCATCGGTTCGAGCACGGGAGGACCTGCCGTGCTCGAGTCCATCCTCAAGTCGATTCCCGCGGGATTCCGTCCGAGCGTTGTGGTCGCGCAGCACATGCCCGCCATGTTCACGGCCTCCATGGCCCAGCGGCTTGGCGAGGTGTGCTCTCTGCCTGTTCTCCACGTCGATCGATCGGCAATCATCGCGCCCGGCACGATCTACATCGCCAAGGGCGGCAGCCACATGCAGGTCCGTCAGTTGCCGTCACGCCGTGCGGAGGCATATGCCACCGAGGAGCCGGCCGACGCGCTCTATCGTCCGAGCGCGGACGCGCTCGTGGCCTCGGTTTCTGCGATCTATCGGTCGCGGGCCGCTGCGATCATTCTGAGCGGTATCGGTGCCGACGGGCTCGAAGGGTGCCGCGCGTTGCACGCAGCCGGCGGGCTCGTGCTCGCGCAGAACGAGGAAACCTGCGTCGTTTACGGCATGCCGAAGTCGGTAGTGAGCGCGGGCATCGCCAATGCCCATCATCCGGTGGCGATTGCACAGATGCTCAAGACGCTCCATGCTGATCAGACGCGTGCCGCGGCCTGA
- a CDS encoding DUF342 domain-containing protein has protein sequence MGRENEPRIVIADARMRADLSVPASCDPEALSKPALLAIISDAKVELTRDVHARIDGLDPTVLAKGGEFVLAIGTPPINGEDARVEWLARDEAQDNHDTLHLRTKGLIRVSAGDVLARIHQETQGEDGRDVLGGRVAARGGKPLCLRLLDGVQAGSDGVIRAVCDGILRNDDGAVSVRPYLEIAERIDPAARLIDFDGGVRVVVQPHAGLQFRVTGDLEIVPMVDSCSIECAGSLHAQSGIVARESQRLMVGGSLNAKYLDGVSGAIAGDVSVDREIINCTLTIGGSLLAPSASLVGGVTTVTGVVRLKDLGNEAERRTAIVLGSVPLGQAELEQARAAFAGANASARKLVDEHASLTTFGKGLTPQQKERLTELMFEIAEARAEAMKAQSVVSQLEEKLSVQRTVDVSVSRMIYPRCVIVLDGKKYELTRGIRGPVTLTIDQAGLPIIKSGETSCLLESFLRAARAA, from the coding sequence ATGGGACGTGAGAACGAGCCACGCATCGTGATAGCGGATGCACGCATGCGCGCCGATCTCAGCGTGCCCGCGTCGTGCGACCCCGAGGCCCTGAGCAAGCCCGCGTTGCTCGCCATCATCTCGGACGCAAAGGTCGAGTTGACGCGTGATGTCCACGCCCGGATCGACGGTCTCGATCCCACCGTGCTGGCGAAGGGTGGTGAGTTCGTTCTTGCCATTGGGACGCCTCCGATCAACGGCGAGGACGCACGAGTCGAGTGGCTTGCCAGAGATGAAGCGCAGGACAACCACGATACGCTCCATCTGCGCACCAAGGGGCTCATCCGGGTCTCTGCGGGGGATGTTCTGGCGAGGATACACCAGGAGACCCAAGGTGAGGACGGGCGTGATGTGCTGGGTGGACGTGTGGCCGCACGCGGGGGCAAGCCGCTGTGCCTGCGCCTGCTCGACGGTGTGCAGGCCGGCTCCGACGGCGTGATCCGCGCGGTATGCGATGGCATTCTGCGGAATGACGACGGCGCGGTCTCCGTGCGACCGTACCTCGAGATCGCTGAAAGGATCGATCCCGCTGCGCGTCTTATCGACTTTGATGGTGGCGTGCGCGTCGTTGTGCAGCCACATGCGGGTCTGCAGTTCCGTGTGACCGGCGATCTTGAGATCGTCCCGATGGTCGACTCGTGCAGCATCGAGTGTGCGGGTTCGCTCCACGCTCAATCAGGCATCGTCGCGCGGGAGTCGCAGCGGTTGATGGTCGGCGGTTCATTGAACGCCAAGTACCTCGACGGTGTGAGCGGCGCGATCGCGGGTGATGTCTCGGTGGATCGAGAGATCATCAACTGCACGCTGACCATCGGCGGCTCGCTGCTCGCTCCGAGTGCATCGCTCGTGGGTGGCGTGACCACCGTGACCGGCGTGGTACGCCTCAAAGACCTCGGGAACGAGGCAGAGCGTCGTACCGCTATCGTGCTCGGATCTGTGCCGCTCGGGCAGGCCGAGCTGGAGCAGGCGAGAGCGGCGTTTGCCGGCGCGAACGCGAGCGCACGGAAACTCGTTGATGAGCATGCCTCCCTGACCACGTTCGGCAAGGGGCTCACTCCTCAGCAGAAGGAGCGGCTGACGGAGTTGATGTTCGAGATCGCGGAGGCGCGGGCCGAGGCGATGAAGGCACAGTCTGTCGTGAGCCAGCTCGAAGAGAAGCTCAGTGTGCAGCGGACGGTCGATGTCAGCGTGAGCCGCATGATCTACCCGCGCTGCGTGATTGTTCTCGACGGCAAGAAGTACGAACTGACCCGGGGCATCCGCGGCCCGGTCACGCTCACCATCGATCAGGCGGGCCTGCCGATCATCAAGAGCGGTGAGACGTCCTGTCTGCTTGAGTCCTTTCTTCGTGCCGCACGCGCGGCCTGA
- a CDS encoding response regulator codes for MKILLVDDSRTIRNVQKGVLGQLGYTDIEEACDGLDALTKVGSVNPDLMLVDWNMPNMDGLSFVKKYRAQGGKAPIMMVTTEAEKNRVIEAIKAGVNNYLIKPFSPDLLSQRIKETLEKTKAA; via the coding sequence ATGAAGATTCTACTCGTCGATGATTCACGAACGATCCGCAACGTGCAGAAGGGCGTGCTCGGCCAGCTCGGCTACACGGATATTGAAGAGGCATGCGACGGACTCGATGCGCTGACCAAGGTCGGCAGCGTCAATCCCGATCTCATGCTTGTCGACTGGAACATGCCCAACATGGACGGGCTGTCATTCGTGAAAAAGTACCGAGCCCAGGGCGGCAAGGCCCCCATCATGATGGTCACCACGGAAGCGGAGAAGAACCGCGTGATCGAGGCCATCAAGGCGGGTGTCAACAACTACCTGATCAAGCCGTTCTCTCCGGATCTGCTCTCGCAGCGGATCAAGGAGACGCTCGAGAAGACCAAGGCCGCCTGA
- a CDS encoding chemotaxis protein CheX, with the protein MLDELSLPFVSSAENVFSTMLNLQVQVGQPAEVPVVRESAHDVSGIIAMSGDIEGTVALRFPADTAVRVASLFAGIEIDTSTPDFADAVGELANMVVGGAKAKFKGKNISISCPSIIVGQNHLVVGSRDAVCVSIPCECECGSFAVDVLLNERSAQQFGLRPRIAA; encoded by the coding sequence ATGCTTGATGAGTTGTCACTTCCGTTTGTGTCCTCGGCCGAGAACGTGTTCTCGACCATGCTGAACCTGCAGGTGCAGGTCGGCCAGCCCGCAGAGGTGCCGGTGGTCCGTGAATCGGCCCACGATGTGTCCGGCATCATCGCCATGTCCGGCGACATCGAGGGAACAGTCGCGCTGCGGTTCCCGGCGGACACGGCGGTCCGCGTGGCGAGTCTCTTTGCGGGCATTGAGATCGACACCTCGACACCCGACTTTGCCGACGCAGTCGGCGAGCTTGCCAACATGGTCGTTGGCGGCGCGAAGGCGAAGTTCAAGGGAAAGAACATCTCGATCTCGTGCCCGTCGATCATCGTCGGCCAGAACCATCTTGTGGTCGGCTCTCGGGACGCGGTCTGTGTCAGCATCCCGTGCGAGTGCGAGTGCGGCTCCTTCGCCGTCGACGTCCTCCTCAACGAGCGGAGCGCGCAGCAATTCGGACTCCGTCCACGCATCGCCGCCTGA
- a CDS encoding chemotaxis protein CheA translates to MSGGIDPSLLNDFLTETSELIEGLDSDLVRLESASGDQSRDLLNGIFRALHTVKGAAGFLNLDELTRFAHAAEDALNKLRTGEAEVTATTLDVLLKSVDVLREMHGALGEGRDPEPCPQDVLDGLHCVAGADEHSDAPAPTGAVAAPTAGESPIVLSPAKEGLLDLMASDLSETVEQARRITSGLSDPDARAASLAQMEELLSGLVRTLEFFELPEAVATATAASEAVSRLADGDETSLTPMVAAIAQAWDAFGRLAEALSRRSVVDPGWARVRARLVSSSDEDEASGADAGTADQAVVESVAASQNEASNARVPAKGAAPKESAPKEDAGIAGQTIRVEVGRLESLMNLVGQLVLTKNRFLALSRRLREHELPAQLNSDTLAAAGELDRITGQLQMGVMRTRMQPLSKLFDRYPRVIRDIARSTGKQIRLEITGRETEVDKSVLELLGDPLVHMLRNSADHGIESAATRRAAGKPEEGTIHVEAEHCGSHVRVIVRDDGKGIDPRVIGPKAVEKGIITEAELATMPDDQIIQMIFAPGFSTAEKITDLSGRGVGMDVVRTSVARMGGAVNVSSVVGQGSRVEIIIPLTVAIMPAMVVGVQRHYFCIPLQTIVEIVRPQQDVSHSLVGQAVMKLRDEVLPLIDLGHTLGDCDTPSQRRFAVVIDAAGRRAGLLVDKLVGQQEIVIRPLDDECVQGGPFAGATIREEGDVSLIVDVSEVLRRWQAGAASAQDRRVA, encoded by the coding sequence ATGTCGGGCGGCATCGATCCGAGTCTGCTTAACGACTTTCTGACGGAGACGAGCGAGCTCATCGAGGGGCTCGACTCTGATCTCGTGCGGCTTGAGTCAGCGTCTGGCGATCAGTCGCGGGACCTGCTGAACGGCATCTTTCGCGCGCTCCATACCGTGAAAGGGGCAGCGGGCTTTCTGAATCTCGACGAACTGACGCGGTTCGCGCATGCCGCGGAGGATGCGCTCAACAAGCTCCGGACCGGCGAGGCGGAGGTGACGGCGACGACGCTCGACGTGCTGCTCAAGAGCGTCGATGTGCTACGAGAGATGCACGGCGCGCTGGGTGAGGGACGCGATCCCGAGCCCTGCCCGCAGGATGTGCTCGACGGGCTGCATTGTGTGGCGGGCGCAGACGAGCACAGCGACGCCCCGGCCCCGACGGGTGCTGTTGCAGCTCCGACGGCTGGGGAGAGCCCGATCGTGCTCTCGCCTGCAAAGGAGGGCCTGCTCGACCTGATGGCATCGGATCTCAGCGAAACGGTGGAGCAGGCGCGTCGGATCACGAGCGGGTTGTCTGATCCTGACGCACGGGCCGCGTCGCTCGCTCAGATGGAGGAGTTGCTGAGCGGGCTGGTGCGGACGCTGGAGTTCTTCGAGCTTCCAGAGGCGGTCGCGACAGCGACCGCTGCGTCTGAGGCGGTGTCGCGACTTGCCGATGGTGACGAGACATCATTGACTCCGATGGTTGCGGCAATTGCGCAGGCGTGGGACGCATTCGGTCGTCTGGCCGAGGCACTCTCGCGTCGTTCGGTGGTCGATCCGGGCTGGGCTCGTGTGCGGGCACGGCTCGTGTCCTCTTCTGACGAGGATGAAGCGTCCGGAGCGGATGCGGGCACGGCGGATCAGGCAGTGGTCGAGAGCGTTGCTGCATCTCAGAATGAGGCATCGAACGCCCGCGTGCCAGCGAAGGGTGCGGCTCCGAAGGAGTCTGCACCGAAAGAGGATGCGGGCATCGCCGGGCAGACCATCAGGGTTGAGGTTGGGCGACTTGAGTCGCTGATGAACCTGGTCGGGCAGCTTGTGCTGACGAAGAACAGGTTCCTTGCGCTCAGCAGACGGCTGCGCGAGCACGAACTGCCGGCCCAACTGAACTCGGACACACTGGCTGCGGCGGGTGAGTTGGATCGCATCACGGGGCAGTTGCAGATGGGCGTGATGCGCACGCGGATGCAGCCGCTCTCGAAGCTGTTTGACCGGTATCCTCGCGTTATTCGCGACATCGCGCGTTCGACAGGGAAGCAGATCCGGCTTGAGATCACCGGGCGTGAGACGGAGGTTGACAAGAGCGTGCTTGAGCTGCTCGGGGATCCGCTCGTGCACATGCTGCGAAACAGCGCGGATCACGGCATCGAGTCCGCGGCGACGCGCCGCGCCGCGGGGAAGCCCGAAGAGGGCACCATCCATGTCGAAGCCGAGCACTGCGGCAGCCACGTGCGTGTGATTGTTCGCGACGACGGCAAGGGCATCGATCCGAGGGTGATCGGCCCGAAGGCGGTGGAGAAGGGCATCATCACTGAGGCGGAGCTTGCCACGATGCCCGACGACCAGATCATCCAGATGATCTTTGCGCCCGGCTTCAGCACGGCCGAGAAGATCACGGATCTCTCGGGGCGCGGGGTCGGCATGGACGTTGTGCGCACCAGCGTCGCGAGGATGGGCGGCGCGGTGAACGTCTCGTCGGTCGTCGGACAGGGCTCGCGTGTTGAGATCATCATCCCGCTGACGGTTGCCATCATGCCCGCGATGGTCGTGGGCGTGCAGCGTCACTATTTCTGCATCCCGCTCCAGACGATTGTTGAGATCGTCCGTCCGCAGCAGGATGTGTCGCACAGTCTTGTCGGGCAGGCGGTCATGAAGCTGCGCGACGAGGTGCTGCCGCTGATTGATCTTGGCCACACGCTGGGAGACTGCGACACTCCGTCGCAGAGGCGTTTCGCGGTTGTCATCGACGCCGCGGGGAGACGCGCCGGGCTTCTCGTGGACAAGCTCGTGGGCCAGCAGGAGATCGTTATCCGCCCGCTCGACGACGAGTGCGTCCAGGGCGGGCCCTTCGCAGGCGCCACGATCCGCGAAGAGGGAGATGTGAGTCTGATCGTGGATGTGAGCGAAGTTCTGCGGCGTTGGCAGGCAGGCGCCGCGTCCGCACAGGACCGAAGGGTCGCCTGA
- a CDS encoding chemotaxis protein CheW, protein MSVPASTTEQTAIASDDLRANEGSDQLQLVTFEVGAEHFAVDILTVQEINRMMQITRVPHSPDSLEGVINLRGRIIPVIDLRKRFGIAPSQDAEESRIVVVEVHKRTLGFIVDRVNEVLRVDTAVVDPTPALAKGVESDFVRGVAKLDARLVMLLDLDRLFSVAAIEDLAAVA, encoded by the coding sequence ATGAGCGTACCAGCAAGCACAACCGAGCAGACAGCCATCGCGAGCGATGATCTCCGTGCCAACGAGGGGTCGGACCAGTTGCAGCTCGTGACGTTCGAGGTCGGGGCCGAGCACTTCGCGGTTGACATCCTGACGGTTCAGGAGATCAACCGGATGATGCAGATCACGCGTGTGCCGCACAGCCCGGATTCGCTTGAGGGCGTGATCAATCTGCGTGGCCGGATCATCCCTGTGATCGATCTGCGGAAGCGTTTCGGGATCGCGCCCTCGCAGGATGCGGAGGAGTCGCGGATCGTGGTCGTGGAGGTTCACAAGCGGACGCTCGGCTTCATTGTTGATCGTGTGAACGAGGTGCTTCGCGTGGACACCGCGGTTGTCGATCCGACCCCCGCGCTGGCCAAAGGCGTCGAGAGCGATTTCGTCAGGGGTGTCGCAAAGCTTGATGCGCGCCTTGTCATGTTGCTGGACCTGGACCGGCTCTTCTCCGTCGCGGCGATCGAGGACCTTGCCGCCGTCGCTTGA
- a CDS encoding methyl-accepting chemotaxis protein, whose protein sequence is MLKWFNSLGLGTRILGMCIAILLIIVAANNVVFVKGFRQTSLASLVEKAGAFTAVADEAKNHAAELNKREAFDTETLLEDLRKDREQGRHYTQSRIFGTIPVVAGWQSAQKAAERENINFHVSAFEARNPKNEPDKGSFSEGLLQQLTTQVKAGGSEIIHGVDTKTNVLHYMRAIKLTNDCLMCHGNKGNEWDTDKDGRDPLGFEMEGWTVGYMHGAYHVEMPLAPMDKQVAGFVSGGLMWTAPMVVGAGIFFVWVLRRMFQRPVNALIERIKDIAQGEGDLTQRVEVKSEDEIGQLGRWFNAFVEKIHDVIYEVSSATRDVAGAATEIAASSEQMAGGMKQQTQQVTQISSAIEEMSASVVEVARKSGEAAASASESGTIAEDGGRVVQQTIGDMESISEAVSAGASSVQELGKRGEQIGQIIEVINDIADQTNLLALNAAIEAARAGEHGRGFAVVADEVRKLADRTTKATEEIAQSITAIQSETTDAVSRMKTGTDQVTAGVARATEAGNSLQKIVSSAREVATMIQSIAAAAEQQSAAGAEVSRNVEAITSVTRQTSEGAAQASAAASQLSSKAEQLQALVGKFKLARNER, encoded by the coding sequence ATGTTGAAGTGGTTCAACTCGCTCGGCCTCGGCACACGCATCCTCGGGATGTGCATCGCGATTCTTCTGATCATCGTGGCGGCCAACAACGTGGTCTTCGTGAAGGGCTTCCGACAGACTTCGCTGGCTTCGCTGGTGGAGAAGGCGGGCGCGTTCACCGCTGTGGCGGATGAGGCGAAGAACCACGCCGCGGAGCTGAACAAGCGAGAGGCCTTCGATACGGAGACTCTCCTGGAGGACCTTCGCAAGGACCGCGAGCAGGGGAGGCACTACACGCAGTCGCGGATCTTCGGCACGATCCCCGTGGTCGCGGGGTGGCAGTCCGCGCAGAAGGCGGCGGAGCGCGAGAACATCAACTTCCACGTGAGCGCGTTTGAGGCGCGAAACCCGAAGAACGAGCCGGACAAGGGCTCGTTCTCTGAGGGCCTGCTGCAGCAACTGACGACGCAGGTCAAGGCGGGCGGATCGGAAATCATCCACGGCGTGGACACGAAGACCAACGTGCTGCACTACATGCGGGCGATCAAGCTGACGAACGACTGCCTGATGTGCCATGGAAACAAGGGGAACGAGTGGGACACCGACAAGGACGGGCGTGACCCGCTGGGCTTTGAGATGGAGGGCTGGACGGTCGGGTACATGCACGGCGCGTACCACGTCGAGATGCCCCTTGCTCCGATGGACAAGCAGGTTGCCGGTTTCGTGTCGGGCGGCCTGATGTGGACCGCTCCGATGGTCGTCGGCGCGGGCATCTTCTTTGTGTGGGTTCTCCGACGCATGTTCCAGCGTCCTGTCAACGCGCTGATCGAGCGCATCAAGGACATCGCCCAGGGCGAGGGCGACCTCACGCAGCGCGTCGAGGTGAAGAGCGAGGACGAGATCGGACAGCTCGGGCGCTGGTTCAACGCCTTCGTCGAGAAGATCCACGACGTCATCTATGAGGTGTCGAGCGCGACGCGTGACGTCGCCGGTGCAGCGACGGAGATCGCGGCCTCCAGCGAGCAGATGGCCGGCGGCATGAAGCAGCAGACGCAGCAGGTGACGCAGATCTCGTCTGCGATCGAGGAGATGAGCGCGTCGGTCGTCGAGGTCGCCCGCAAGAGCGGTGAGGCCGCGGCGTCCGCCAGCGAGTCCGGCACCATCGCCGAAGATGGCGGGCGAGTTGTGCAGCAGACGATCGGTGATATGGAGTCGATCAGCGAGGCCGTCTCGGCGGGTGCGTCGAGCGTGCAGGAGCTCGGCAAGCGCGGCGAGCAGATCGGGCAGATCATCGAGGTGATCAACGACATCGCGGATCAGACGAATCTGCTGGCGTTGAACGCCGCGATCGAGGCGGCTCGTGCGGGCGAGCATGGGCGCGGGTTCGCGGTGGTTGCGGACGAGGTGCGCAAGCTCGCGGATCGCACGACCAAGGCGACCGAGGAGATCGCGCAGTCGATCACGGCGATCCAGTCTGAGACCACGGACGCGGTCTCGCGCATGAAGACCGGCACCGACCAGGTGACTGCGGGCGTCGCTCGCGCCACCGAGGCGGGCAACAGTCTTCAGAAGATCGTCTCCAGCGCCCGCGAGGTCGCCACGATGATCCAGTCGATCGCGGCGGCTGCGGAGCAGCAGTCCGCGGCCGGTGCGGAAGTGAGCCGCAACGTCGAGGCGATCACGAGCGTGACGCGCCAGACGAGTGAGGGCGCTGCCCAGGCCTCGGCCGCGGCATCGCAGCTCTCGTCGAAGGCCGAGCAGTTGCAGGCGCTTGTCGGGAAGTTCAAGCTCGCTCGAAACGAGCGGTGA